Proteins from a single region of Budorcas taxicolor isolate Tak-1 chromosome 7, Takin1.1, whole genome shotgun sequence:
- the LOC128051390 gene encoding olfactory receptor 2T27-like — protein MNQKNDTSTDFILLGLFPWFRHPNLLILIIILIYTAAFTGNSILILLIWLDSHLHTPMYFLLSQLSLIDLAYISCTVPKTVTNYFTGKKNISYFSCATQLFFFLTLGLAECILLTLMAYDRYVAVCNPLRYTVLMNPNICLQMAAAAWIGGALAALVHTIYPMNFPICGSREINHYFCEMPAILRLSCMDISAYEMVKFVSTIVFLLIPFILILASYTLIFLTVLRMNSRKGKNKALATCSSHMTVVSLYFGQAIFIYMTPTLAHTPEQDQIGAVLGTIVTPMLNPLIYSLRNKEVAGALRKCMRKCYN, from the coding sequence ATGAATCAGAAGAATGACACCTCAACTGACTTCATCCTCCTGGGGCTCTTTCCCTGGTTCAGACATCCCAACCTCCTCATCCTCATTATCATCCTTATCTACACTGCTGCCTTTACTGGAAACTCCATACTAATCCTGCTTATCTGGCTGGACTCCCATCTTCATACTCCCATGTATTTCCTACTCAGTCAGCTCTCCCTCATTGACCTGGCTTACATTTCCTGCACAGTCCCCAAAACGGTTACCAACTATTTCACAGGAAAGAAGAACATTTCCTATTTTTCCTGTGCTACtcagctcttctttttcctcaCCCTTGGCCTTGCTGAGTGCATCTTGCTGACTCTCATGGCTTATGACCGCTATGTGGCTGTCTGTAACCCCCTGCGGTACACAGTCCTAATGAACCCCAATATCTGTCTACAGATGGCTGCTGCAGCCTGGATTGGTGGAGCCCTTGCAGCCCTTGTACACACCATCTATCCCATGAACTTCCCCATCTGTGGTTCCAGAGAGATTAATCATTACTTCTGTGAGATGCCTGCCATCCTGAGATTGTCTTGTATGGACATATCAGCCTATGAGATGGTGAAATTTGTGTCAACCATTGTTTTTCTCCTGATCCCATTTATTCTCATCCTAGCTTCCTACACTCTCATCTTCCTCACTGTTCTCAGGATGAACTCTCGCAAGGGCAAGAACAAAGCCCTGGCTACCTGCTCTTCCCACATGACAGTGGTGAGTCTCTACTTTGGTCAAGCTATCTTCATCTACATGACACCCACCTTAGCCCATACACCTGAACAAGACCAGATTGGAGCTGTTCTTGGCACCATAGTGACCCCCATGCTCAACCCACtcatctacagcctgaggaaTAAAGAAGTGGCAGGGGCTCTGAGGAAGTGCATGAGAAAGTGTTACAATTGA